The Tripterygium wilfordii isolate XIE 37 chromosome 21, ASM1340144v1, whole genome shotgun sequence genome segment AGAGTATTAGTGCCTTCATGggttttaaaaccattttgctGCTTTTGGTTCCTCTTTATTTAGTGAAATTGAATAGCTTGTTCcaatttttccttgtttttatACTAAGTTTCTGTACAGTATTGTTTCTCAGAGTAAGGTGTAGTTCATCTAGTTCTAAAGCATGTAGAGAGAAAATGCGAAGGGATAGGCTGAACGATAGGTATGTATTGATTCTTGAATTTGATGCTGTAATGTTCTCTGTTTCCCTCCCTATTTTTGTCCCTGTAACTTTTGGCCTTATCTTAAGGTTCATGGAGTTGGGTTTGATCTTGGATTCGGGAAGGCCTCCAAAAGTGGACAAGTCTATCATACTGGCTGATGCTGTTCGAGTGGTAACTCAGTTACAGAGTGAAGCCGTGAAACTGAAGGAATCAATTGAGAGCTTGCGGGAGAAGATCAATGAACAAAAGGTTTGCCTAGGATTTACCATTAAGTTCCTTACAATTTACATAGCAATATTGATTATGCATATAGGCTGCAAGTTATGTAAAGAATCTTAATGAAGCGCTGCGCCTATTTGTTTCTGATGAGTGATTTGTCTTTATAGGCTGAGAAGAATGAGCTTCGAGATGAGAAGCAGAGGTTAAAGACTGAGAAAGAGAACCTTGAGCTTCATGTAAAAGCCTTGAGCTCTCAGCCAGGGTTCTTACCTCATTCCCCCGCAATTCCTGCTCCATTTCCTGCCCCAAGCCAAGTTATTTGCAACAAGTTGGTGCCTTTTGTTGGCTATCCTGGAATTCCCATTTGGCAGTTCATGCCTCCTGCTACTGTTGATACCTCACAAGATCATGCTCTCCGTCCCCCTGTCGCTTGAGTTTGTGGGCATAATGTACAGATACAAACACAGCACTTTCTACTGCCTTTCTGGATCTTGCTGGGAGGGCTTGTATTGCTCACTACCCGTTTTGGTTAGTGtctaaaatttttgacttgtaACCTGTGACAGTTTATTGTTCagtaaaaattttataaatttttatgtATACAGTTCTGTATGGAGCTATAGTACGAAATTGTTTCAGCAGGCTGATTTGAATCCCATGTAATTTCCAGATTCATAGTCATGCCAAACATCAAGAGCTCCAAAGCTAGAAATCAAAATGGTGCTTAATGCCATAACTAAACCAACTGAGAACACAATAAGGGAGGCTCTTCCATATGTTTGAATTGCTCCCTGTACTACCATCAAACCAATAAGCGACGCAACGAAGCAAATGACGGAAAATATGAGAGCCGTATCTGTGTGCTCCATTCCCAGGAATAAGTATTGAAACGCTGACATTGTCGATGAGAAGAACACCATGAAAGAGCAAGTTGCTGCAGTCACCTGTAATAAATGAAGTCACAACTTCAGTCAAACTTTTCTTAAGATTACTCCATGACAAGATccaaatgagaagaaaaagactGGAGATTACCTCAGGTGGTATTCCGACCTGCAGAAGAAATGGACTGATAAGCATTCCACCTCCAATGCCAAAAACTCCACCCAATAGCCCTGCCATTAGTGCCATGATTGGGAAAATAAGTCTGCTTGGCGGTTCACAGCTAGTCAAGTCTTCCGTGTCCTTCACAAAGAACAAAACTTAGTTCAGCAGTCCTTATCATCCAAAATTATGCTTGGAAAAATAGTATAGCTAATTTTGGCAGTGTCGAGCACCTGCTGCTTTGGTGTTTGATGTTGGTTGCTCTCTTTTCTGCGCATAATCCACAAAATCCATGCTGTGAAAACTATGGCAAGAGGTATTTGTAGTGACGAGAGAATCCAGTATTCACCTCCACAAGCCTTCATCGGCGCAAAAATGTAAGCATCTATGAAGTTAGTCAATTAATGCTAAGCATGTCTCAAACatagaaataaataaaactgCTTAGCATGTCTCTGACAGAGAAGAGACTTGATTCTTGTGAATAAGTTGTAACAGCTGATTTAATGGTTTTTCAAGCTTGCATATTAAGATATTATATTGTTGGACTTCCTCCATTAGTACTATTCCAATTGGGTTGAGACGTCCTACACATGACATGGTcttttatacattttttttctttattcttcatATCTAATTCATGAATAAAATTTGATAAGTTCAGCAATTTTAGATATGgagatgatgattgatgaaagATGTGACCTTGAAAATGGCCTACTAGTCCTAGATGAATTCAAGCAGGACAAGACAATTTTCAAACTATGACACCAAAATTAAGCTTTGTTCTTGCCTGGACATCTATGCATAATAAAAAATCTAAAGAGGCAAAACAGattattgcacaaaacttactATActgaagaaaaaagaggaaagaaacaaGCCACACCTGTCCATTGCGACTTCCACGAAGAAGATAGAGAGCAAAGAAGGCAAGCCAAACCATAACCAAGATACAAACTTTCATCCATGGAAACCCCAACGTATTACTTCTTTTCATACCCAGAAGAGGCACTTCAACCTCTGAACGATCCCCGTCTCTTACAACATAGTTTTCAACTTCTTCAATCCCATTTCTAATCACTTGTTCTGATTCAAATTTCCATAGCAAAATCCCATTTCTACAAGTCTTGAATGTAGACCAAGCAAGGAAGACAACAAATAGAATAGTAATAAGCCACTCAGGAAACACACGATTGCATATCACTCCAGCACTTACTCCAAGCAACATACATGGTTCTGATAACAGTGCAATATCGTAATCTATCAAACCCTTACCACCAAATTTGGCACTTCTAATGAACAAATTGCAGATGAAATTTGCAGTAGACCCTCCCGTGACCATAAAAGCTGAAAAACTACTTGCTGTTTTGAGGTCTAATCCTGCCAAAATCATTAAAATGGGTATAAACAAGCCTCCACCACCAATACCTCCTGCACTGGATATAGATGCAGCAATGAAGCAGAGAATCCCTGCCATCACCATTGGGGCTCCCATTTTCAACGTCATTTTCTGGGTTTGTGTTTCATAATGAACCACCCATTTGAAAAAATTGCTAGAAAAATCTTCCATTTTGAGGGTATCTAAAATGGATTGTCTTTGGTTGGCAAGAGAGTGGTCAGAGACGATCAAAATGGTTAGGGAGAGACAAACCCATACGAAGGAATTGCGCGTTGTCAGTTGTTCAGACTCACAAATGTATTCCTCGATGGGTTGATTGGCGTTGGTATATGAGGAGGAACAACTGTGTGTACTTTAtgagataaaaacaaaaagttCTACATCAgcttaaaaagaaacaaatacctACAAAATCCGAAGTTGTAAATATGAGATTTGTTTATTAATTAGGATAGCAGATAATAGAAGGTTAAGATTTTAATACTAAGGCAGGTGttaaaaataatcaaattcaagagTTGAGTTATCCATTGTCTTTTAGTTGGGCAAAATGTTAAACCAGGAAAGGCTATTGCCTTTTTGCTCAGGACTGCCAACCTAACTTTTTTTAGTGGAATTTTGGAGTAAATACTCATTTTGATCATAGAAAGATATGCCTCGTTTTAACTCAGTCACTACGTTTTCAAATTTCTCAACTTGGTCATTAATCGGTAAAATTTT includes the following:
- the LOC119989697 gene encoding transcription factor ILR3-like isoform X5 produces the protein MKHLVIWMISRRLVSENVLFLRVRCSSSSSKACREKMRRDRLNDRFMELGLILDSGRPPKVDKSIILADAVRVVTQLQSEAVKLKESIESLREKINEQKAEKNELRDEKQRLKTEKENLELHVKALSSQPGFLPHSPAIPAPFPAPSQVICNKLVPFVGYPGIPIWQFMPPATVDTSQDHALRPPVA
- the LOC119989697 gene encoding transcription factor ILR3-like isoform X4, whose amino-acid sequence is MTQQTFMSFLVIFSVGNSMKHLVIWMISRRLVSENVLFLRVRCSSSSSKACREKMRRDRLNDRFMELGLILDSGRPPKVDKSIILADAVRVVTQLQSEAVKLKESIESLREKINEQKAEKNELRDEKQRLKTEKENLELHVKALSSQPGFLPHSPAIPAPFPAPSQVICNKLVPFVGYPGIPIWQFMPPATVDTSQDHALRPPVA
- the LOC119989697 gene encoding transcription factor ILR3-like isoform X1, giving the protein MASPENSNWVLDYGLIEDIPVPGGDLPSLDLPGSLWSSHSFTPPSGEFDEAFGNLDDLKEIGFRKRVRCSSSSSKACREKMRRDRLNDRFMELGLILDSGRPPKVDKSIILADAVRVVTQLQSEAVKLKESIESLREKINEQKAEKNELRDEKQRLKTEKENLELHVKALSSQPGFLPHSPAIPAPFPAPSQVICNKLVPFVGYPGIPIWQFMPPATVDTSQDHALRPPVA
- the LOC119989696 gene encoding sulfite exporter TauE/SafE family protein 2-like, producing the protein MEDFSSNFFKWVVHYETQTQKMTLKMGAPMVMAGILCFIAASISSAGGIGGGGLFIPILMILAGLDLKTASSFSAFMVTGGSTANFICNLFIRSAKFGGKGLIDYDIALLSEPCMLLGVSAGVICNRVFPEWLITILFVVFLAWSTFKTCRNGILLWKFESEQVIRNGIEEVENYVVRDGDRSEVEVPLLGMKRSNTLGFPWMKVCILVMVWLAFFALYLLRGSRNGQACGGEYWILSSLQIPLAIVFTAWILWIMRRKESNQHQTPKQQDTEDLTSCEPPSRLIFPIMALMAGLLGGVFGIGGGMLISPFLLQVGIPPEVTAATCSFMVFFSSTMSAFQYLFLGMEHTDTALIFSVICFVASLIGLMVVQGAIQTYGRASLIVFSVGLVMALSTILISSFGALDVWHDYESGNYMGFKSAC
- the LOC119989697 gene encoding transcription factor ILR3-like isoform X2; its protein translation is MASPENSNWVLDYGLIEDIPVPGGDLPSLDLPGSLWSSHSFTPPRVRCSSSSSKACREKMRRDRLNDRFMELGLILDSGRPPKVDKSIILADAVRVVTQLQSEAVKLKESIESLREKINEQKAEKNELRDEKQRLKTEKENLELHVKALSSQPGFLPHSPAIPAPFPAPSQVICNKLVPFVGYPGIPIWQFMPPATVDTSQDHALRPPVA
- the LOC119989697 gene encoding transcription factor ILR3-like isoform X3, producing the protein MCILPYDTANLHVFSCYFLSGEFDEAFGNLDDLKEIGFRKRVRCSSSSSKACREKMRRDRLNDRFMELGLILDSGRPPKVDKSIILADAVRVVTQLQSEAVKLKESIESLREKINEQKAEKNELRDEKQRLKTEKENLELHVKALSSQPGFLPHSPAIPAPFPAPSQVICNKLVPFVGYPGIPIWQFMPPATVDTSQDHALRPPVA